One genomic window of Bartonella sp. HY038 includes the following:
- a CDS encoding Re/Si-specific NAD(P)(+) transhydrogenase subunit alpha, protein MGEIIFVAKETAEGEPRVAASPETVKKYISLGYSVLVEKSAGDRSRIPDSEYESAGATLASASQAKNADIILKVRRPNEKELSAYKKGAVLIAMLDPYGHEGDVAALAKAGISAFTMEFMPRITRAQVMDVLSSQANLAGYQAVIDAASTYDRAMPMMMTAAGTVPAAKLFVMGAGVAGLQAIATARRLGAVVTANDVRPAAKEQVASLGAKFIAVEDDEFRAAETSGGYAKEMSSEYQAKQAALTQDHIAKQDIVITTALIPGRPAPRLITKDMLKTMRPGSVVVDLAVERGGNVEGAVANQVVDVEGVQVVGYTNMPGRIAATASQLYARNLFAFLESMTNKEAKELKINLDDELVKATLLTHDGAILHQAFAHVEIEEKPTAKKAAKKGAE, encoded by the coding sequence TTGGGCGAGATAATCTTCGTTGCCAAAGAAACGGCAGAGGGGGAGCCGCGTGTTGCTGCGTCTCCTGAAACAGTAAAAAAATATATAAGTCTTGGTTATAGCGTGCTCGTTGAAAAATCAGCTGGTGATCGCTCACGCATTCCAGATAGCGAATATGAATCAGCAGGCGCTACCCTTGCAAGCGCAAGTCAGGCAAAAAATGCCGATATTATTTTAAAGGTTCGCCGTCCTAATGAAAAAGAATTGTCAGCCTATAAAAAAGGCGCGGTGCTCATTGCCATGCTTGACCCCTATGGTCATGAAGGTGATGTGGCAGCGCTTGCCAAAGCTGGCATTAGTGCGTTTACAATGGAATTTATGCCGCGCATTACCCGTGCTCAGGTGATGGACGTACTTTCTTCGCAGGCTAATCTTGCCGGCTATCAAGCGGTGATTGATGCAGCTAGCACCTATGATCGTGCCATGCCAATGATGATGACTGCCGCAGGTACTGTGCCGGCTGCTAAATTATTTGTCATGGGCGCAGGCGTTGCCGGCTTGCAAGCTATTGCGACAGCTCGTCGTCTTGGTGCTGTGGTAACCGCTAATGATGTGCGTCCCGCCGCCAAAGAGCAAGTGGCATCACTTGGCGCAAAATTTATCGCCGTTGAGGATGATGAATTTCGTGCCGCTGAAACATCTGGTGGTTATGCTAAGGAAATGTCCAGCGAATATCAGGCAAAACAAGCAGCTCTTACCCAAGATCATATTGCCAAGCAAGATATTGTTATTACAACGGCGCTTATTCCAGGCCGTCCCGCACCGCGATTAATTACCAAAGATATGCTCAAAACCATGCGTCCTGGCTCAGTTGTTGTTGATCTTGCAGTTGAGCGCGGCGGTAATGTTGAAGGTGCGGTTGCCAATCAAGTGGTGGATGTTGAAGGAGTTCAAGTTGTAGGCTACACCAATATGCCGGGCCGTATTGCTGCCACAGCGTCTCAACTTTATGCGCGCAATCTTTTTGCTTTTCTTGAAAGCATGACAAATAAGGAAGCCAAAGAGTTGAAAATCAATCTAGATGATGAATTGGTAAAGGCAACTTTACTTACCCATGATGGGGCGATACTTCATCAGGCTTTCGCCCATGTAGAAATTGAAGAAAAACCAACTGCCAAAAAGGCCGCCAAGAAAGGGGCTGAATGA
- a CDS encoding proton-translocating transhydrogenase family protein, with translation MMETTAIENIIQSLDQAKNSLEQIATNQSETIITITQTTTGGSMDFVYQLAVFFLAIFVGYYVVWSVTPALHTPLMAVTNAISSVIVVGALLAVGWSASGMATAFGFIALILASINIVGGFLVTQRMLAMYKKKEK, from the coding sequence ATGATGGAGACCACTGCTATTGAAAATATAATTCAAAGCCTTGATCAAGCTAAAAACAGTTTAGAACAGATTGCTACAAATCAGAGCGAGACTATTATAACTATCACCCAAACAACAACGGGTGGCTCTATGGATTTTGTTTACCAATTGGCTGTTTTCTTTTTGGCTATTTTTGTTGGTTATTATGTTGTTTGGTCGGTTACGCCCGCGCTTCATACGCCGCTTATGGCGGTTACCAATGCTATTTCATCGGTTATTGTGGTTGGTGCACTTTTAGCTGTGGGTTGGTCTGCTTCTGGTATGGCGACAGCCTTTGGTTTTATTGCTCTTATCCTTGCCAGTATTAATATTGTTGGTGGGTTTTTAGTGACACAGCGCATGCTTGCCATGTATAAGAAAAAAGAAAAGTGA
- a CDS encoding NAD(P)(+) transhydrogenase (Re/Si-specific) subunit beta — translation MSVQFAAFLYLVSGILFIMALRGLSHPTTSRKGNIYGMVGMGIAIVTTLLLTTPGFLGITLIIAGLGIGGVIGARIADRIAMTSMPQLVAAFHSLVGLAAVMVAAAALYSPSSFNIGDVGSIHGRALVEMAIGVAIGAVTFTGSIIAFLKLDGRMSGKPILLPARHLINIALGIAILVLIIVLVASESHFVFWLIVVLALVIGVTMIVPIGGADMPVVVSMLNSYSGWAAAGIGFTLQNMALIITGALVGSSGAILSYIMCKGMNRSFISVILGGFGGETAAASSGGSTEQRPVKQGSADDAAFVMKNAAKVIIVPGYGMAVAQAQHALREMADKLKAEGVEVKYAIHPVAGRMPGHMNVLLAEANVPYDEVFELEDINSEFPTADVAFVIGANDVTNPAAKTDPTSPIYGMPILDVDKAGTVLFLKRGMGSGYAGVENELFFRDNTMMLFGDAKKMVEAIVKSLDAD, via the coding sequence ATGAGTGTTCAATTTGCTGCCTTCCTTTATTTGGTGTCAGGCATTCTATTCATCATGGCCTTGCGCGGTCTATCGCATCCAACCACCAGCCGTAAAGGTAATATTTATGGCATGGTTGGTATGGGCATTGCCATTGTAACAACCCTATTATTAACCACTCCCGGATTTTTGGGTATAACCCTTATTATTGCAGGTCTTGGTATTGGCGGCGTGATCGGCGCTAGAATTGCAGATCGAATTGCAATGACCTCCATGCCACAATTGGTCGCGGCTTTCCACTCCTTGGTCGGGCTTGCAGCTGTTATGGTAGCTGCTGCCGCGCTTTATTCACCTAGTTCGTTTAATATTGGCGATGTTGGCTCAATTCATGGCCGCGCACTGGTTGAAATGGCGATTGGTGTTGCTATTGGTGCTGTGACGTTTACCGGTTCTATCATTGCATTCTTGAAGCTTGATGGCCGCATGTCTGGTAAGCCAATTTTATTGCCAGCCCGTCATCTTATCAATATTGCCCTTGGCATTGCTATTCTTGTTCTCATCATTGTTTTGGTGGCGAGCGAAAGTCATTTTGTTTTCTGGCTTATTGTTGTTTTGGCATTGGTTATCGGTGTTACTATGATTGTGCCAATTGGCGGCGCAGATATGCCGGTTGTTGTATCAATGCTTAATTCCTATTCCGGTTGGGCTGCAGCCGGCATTGGCTTTACCTTACAAAATATGGCGCTTATAATCACTGGCGCGCTGGTTGGCTCATCTGGTGCAATTTTAAGCTATATTATGTGTAAAGGCATGAACCGCTCATTTATTTCAGTAATTTTGGGCGGCTTTGGTGGTGAAACAGCCGCTGCTTCTAGTGGTGGTTCTACTGAACAACGCCCGGTTAAGCAGGGGTCTGCCGATGATGCTGCCTTTGTGATGAAGAATGCTGCTAAAGTTATTATCGTTCCAGGCTATGGTATGGCGGTTGCACAAGCACAGCATGCCTTGCGTGAAATGGCTGATAAGTTAAAGGCAGAAGGCGTTGAAGTTAAATATGCCATTCACCCAGTTGCTGGCCGTATGCCCGGCCATATGAATGTGCTTTTAGCTGAAGCAAATGTGCCTTATGATGAAGTCTTCGAGCTTGAGGACATTAATTCAGAATTTCCAACCGCTGATGTGGCCTTTGTTATTGGTGCAAATGATGTTACCAATCCGGCAGCCAAAACTGATCCAACCTCACCAATTTACGGTATGCCTATTCTTGATGTTGATAAGGCAGGAACAGTGCTATTCTTGAAACGTGGTATGGGTTCTGGCTATGCTGGCGTTGAAAATGAACTTTTCTTCCGTGACAATACAATGATGTTGTTTGGTGATGCCAAGAAGATGGTTGAAGCAATTGTTAAATCGCTTGATGCTGACTAG